From the genome of Streptacidiphilus rugosus AM-16, one region includes:
- a CDS encoding DUF2000 domain-containing protein — translation MDFDTKIAVLLRDDLLPWQRLNVTAFLVSGIAAALPELIGGPYADADGTPYLPMFRQPVLVLEGSKETMTAAHGRILGRDLPRAVFTADLFATGNDDDNRAAVRAVPRDRLDIVGLAVHGPRNVVDRVLKGARMHP, via the coding sequence ATGGACTTCGACACCAAGATCGCTGTGCTGCTCCGCGACGACCTGCTGCCCTGGCAGCGCCTCAACGTGACCGCCTTCCTGGTCAGCGGGATCGCGGCGGCGCTGCCCGAGCTGATCGGCGGGCCGTACGCGGACGCCGACGGAACGCCCTACCTGCCGATGTTCCGTCAGCCGGTGCTGGTCCTCGAGGGCTCCAAGGAGACGATGACCGCCGCCCACGGGCGCATCCTCGGTCGCGACCTGCCCCGGGCGGTCTTCACCGCGGACCTGTTCGCGACCGGCAACGACGACGACAACCGCGCCGCGGTGCGCGCGGTGCCGCGCGACCGACTGGACATCGTCGGACTGGCCGTGCACGGCCCGAGGAACGTGGTCGACCGGGTGCTCAAGGGCGCCAGGATGCATCCCTGA
- a CDS encoding IclR family transcriptional regulator has protein sequence MENTSGVGVLDKLSLILGALESGPNSLAGLVAATGLARPTAHRLAVALERHRLVARDLEGRFVLGPRLGELSAAAGEDGLLAAAGGVLTRLRDVTGESAQLYRRQGEARICVAAAERLSGLRDTVPVGVTLPMQVGSAAQILLAWEEPERLHRGLRGARFTATALSGVRRRGWAQSVGEREPQVASVSAPVRGPANRVVAAVTVSGPIERLTRHPGAHFAQPVVEAAARLSKALACLPPGGATG, from the coding sequence ATGGAGAACACGAGCGGCGTCGGCGTGCTCGACAAGCTCAGCCTGATCCTCGGCGCCCTGGAGTCGGGCCCGAACAGCCTGGCCGGACTGGTCGCGGCGACCGGCCTGGCGCGGCCCACCGCCCACCGTCTGGCCGTCGCGCTCGAACGCCACCGCCTGGTCGCCAGGGACCTCGAGGGCCGGTTCGTGCTCGGCCCGCGGCTCGGCGAGCTGTCGGCAGCCGCCGGTGAGGACGGCCTGCTGGCCGCCGCCGGTGGGGTGCTGACCCGGCTGCGCGACGTCACCGGCGAGAGCGCCCAGCTCTACCGGCGGCAGGGCGAGGCCCGCATCTGCGTCGCCGCAGCGGAACGGCTGTCCGGTCTCCGCGACACCGTCCCGGTCGGGGTCACCCTGCCCATGCAGGTCGGCTCCGCGGCCCAGATCCTGCTCGCCTGGGAGGAACCCGAGCGTCTCCACCGCGGTCTGCGCGGCGCACGGTTCACCGCCACCGCGCTGAGCGGGGTGCGGCGGCGCGGCTGGGCCCAGTCGGTCGGCGAACGCGAGCCCCAGGTCGCCTCCGTCTCCGCACCGGTCCGCGGCCCGGCCAACCGGGTCGTGGCCGCCGTCACCGTCTCCGGGCCGATCGAGCGGCTCACCCGGCACCCCGGCGCGCACTTCGCGCAGCCCGTGGTCGAGGCGGCCGCCCGGCTCAGCAAGGCCCTGGCCTGCCTGCCGCCTGGTGGGGCAACCGGCTGA
- a CDS encoding NHL repeat-containing protein: MLYLTADGRPGLRLAAALGGPAGTDVVVNERTTVAAAYAFAQFTRGGEVAGSSPGLPNAAAISHNLADVRTGGIAPLLAAPPNGRQTSTLAAFDTLADLLASCARGRGCDALLRLARPPGQPKPGDSFQAAADIARAPWNRVAALFALARTAPVYRPALDAAPDAWTLALRYAGNGHEINGPGNIAFDAAGNAWVSNNYPFVLDPLTPVCGGRTVLALTPTGGDLPGAPYRGGGLYGAGFGIAVDRSGHAWVSNFGFQGRGCTVDPSPHYHSVSEFAPDGRALSPATGWRFGGISQPQGTVADRSGNIWIANCGNRSVTRVPDGHAASARNLALGGTGLVKPFDIAVDPKGRAWVTGNGSDNVVELAPDGRPLRTVTPPGLHRPLGIAADQEGDLWVADDQVLPVPCEGGTTADFAAALNAAPPAGARPGMVMIRPDGTALPAPFTNGGLVLPWGVAIDGDDHVWVANFGGHRLAELCGVRVGACPPGYRTGQPISPAATGYTSDGLVRNTGLQIDPSGNVWLANNWRTVPVQTNPGGHELVVLVGAAAPVRTPLAGPPQRP, from the coding sequence GTGCTGTACCTGACCGCCGACGGGCGGCCGGGGCTGCGCCTCGCCGCCGCGCTCGGCGGTCCGGCCGGCACCGACGTCGTGGTGAACGAGCGCACCACCGTCGCGGCCGCGTACGCCTTCGCGCAGTTCACCCGCGGCGGCGAGGTCGCCGGAAGCAGCCCAGGACTGCCGAACGCCGCCGCGATCTCCCACAACCTGGCCGACGTCCGCACCGGCGGGATCGCGCCGCTGCTGGCCGCCCCGCCCAACGGGCGGCAGACCTCGACCCTGGCCGCCTTCGACACCCTCGCCGACCTGCTCGCGTCCTGCGCCCGCGGCCGCGGTTGCGACGCACTGCTGCGGCTCGCCCGGCCGCCCGGACAGCCGAAGCCGGGCGACAGCTTCCAGGCCGCCGCCGACATCGCCCGCGCACCGTGGAACCGGGTCGCCGCGCTCTTCGCCCTGGCCCGCACCGCGCCCGTCTACCGGCCCGCACTCGACGCGGCCCCCGACGCCTGGACGCTGGCCCTGCGCTACGCCGGGAACGGCCACGAGATCAACGGGCCGGGCAACATCGCCTTCGACGCCGCGGGGAACGCCTGGGTCAGCAACAACTACCCCTTCGTGCTCGACCCCCTCACCCCTGTCTGCGGCGGCCGTACCGTGCTCGCGCTCACCCCGACCGGGGGCGACCTGCCGGGCGCGCCCTACCGCGGCGGCGGCCTCTACGGGGCCGGATTCGGCATCGCGGTGGACCGGAGCGGACACGCCTGGGTCTCCAACTTCGGCTTCCAGGGCCGTGGCTGCACCGTCGACCCGAGCCCGCACTACCACTCCGTGTCCGAGTTCGCCCCGGACGGAAGGGCACTGTCCCCGGCGACCGGATGGCGGTTCGGCGGGATCAGCCAGCCGCAGGGCACCGTCGCCGACCGCTCGGGGAACATCTGGATCGCGAACTGCGGCAACCGCAGCGTCACCCGCGTTCCCGACGGGCACGCCGCCTCGGCCCGCAACCTCGCCCTCGGCGGCACCGGGCTGGTCAAGCCCTTCGACATCGCCGTCGACCCGAAGGGACGGGCCTGGGTCACCGGCAACGGCAGCGACAACGTGGTCGAACTGGCCCCCGACGGCCGACCGCTGCGCACCGTCACCCCGCCCGGCCTGCACCGGCCCCTGGGCATCGCCGCCGATCAGGAGGGCGACCTCTGGGTCGCGGACGACCAGGTCCTGCCGGTGCCCTGCGAGGGCGGCACCACGGCGGACTTCGCGGCGGCGCTGAACGCCGCCCCGCCGGCCGGAGCGCGTCCCGGGATGGTGATGATCCGCCCCGACGGCACGGCCCTGCCCGCCCCCTTCACCAACGGAGGGCTGGTGCTCCCGTGGGGCGTCGCGATCGACGGGGACGACCACGTCTGGGTCGCGAACTTCGGCGGCCACCGACTCGCCGAGCTCTGCGGCGTCCGGGTCGGCGCCTGCCCGCCCGGCTACCGGACCGGGCAGCCGATCTCCCCGGCCGCCACCGGCTACACCAGCGACGGCCTGGTCAGGAACACCGGCCTGCAGATCGACCCGTCCGGCAACGTGTGGCTGGCCAACAACTGGCGCACCGTCCCGGTGCAGACCAATCCCGGCGGCCACGAGCTGGTGGTCCTGGTCGGGGCCGCGGCGCCGGTGCGGACCCCGCTCGCCGGCCCGCCGCAGCGCCCCTGA